The Rubricoccus marinus nucleotide sequence CCCGGCGCGGCGCCAGAGGCCGCGGGCGCGCTCTCGGAGGCCTCCGCCTCTGACGAGGGTGTGAGGCCGGCACGAAGGGTAGCGGCCCGCTGAGCGTACGGAGTACTGGGCGCGCGCTCTTCCACGAGGGCGAGCACGTCCATCACCGTCGGGCCGGTCGGTACAGCGGTCGTGGAATCGGACCGTACCGGATTCACCTGCGCGGAGTCTGCCGCCAGAGGCTCCTCATTGCTCTCGTCGAGGGGCAGTTCAGCGATTGGCTCCGCCTCTGGCGCTTCCGTAGAGTCCGTGAGCACGGCTTCGGCCTCTGGCGCCGTTGTGGAGTCCGCCGGAACAGCTCCGGCGTCTGGGACGATGGTGGTGTCCAGCGCGGCGGCACTGTCCAGAAGGACAGGGTCCGAACCTGCCGGCAGCGGTGAAACCGGAGAGGGCTCTTGGTCTCCCGGCTGCCGAACAGTCACGTCGCCCAGCGTGATGGTGGCATCGTTGCCAATCCGCAGCGACTCGCTCCCTCCCCTCTCTTCGCTTGGAGCGATTTCCCCAGGAGGAAGCTCGCGCTGGGGAGCAGGTTGGACTTCGGGAGCGCGCAGCGGCGTCGCGGGGCGCTCGGGTTGCGCCCCTGGCGGGTTTACAGGCCTGTCTGGAGTCCCGCTTGCACGCGGAACGCGAGAGGGCTTGTCTGGAATCCCGTTTTCCTGGGGAGTACGAGACGGCTTGTCTGGGATCCCGCCCGGCGGCGGGGGTGGCGGCGCTCCGGGACGCGCGGCATCGGCTGGCTGCGGAATCACGCCAATGCGTGGCGTCGCGCCAGAGGCCTCTGGCGCGGGTCCTGCCGCGGCGGCGTTGGCCGCGCGCGTGGGGAACAGGCCGGACGGCACGAGCGAGTCGGGCAGGGGCCGCAGAGGCTCGAAGCCGTCCACGTTGGCCCACTCGATGTACGTGGCCGAAGCCGCGAGCAGCGCGCGGGGCGCGGTCGTGGCGCGCGAGGAGTCCGCCGCGAGCGCGAGGAAGCCGCGGACCGCTTCGGGGTATTCCGCCTGCCGCCAGAGGCTCCGCACGGCTTCGTACGCCTCTGAGGTGGAGTCGACCGCGACGACCTCTGGCGGCGCCTCCATGCCGAGGCGGAGACGCGCCGCCGCCGCGAGGTCGGAGTCCGGCGAGTCGTCGATCAGCGACTGGTACAGCTCGCTCGCGCGGTCGGCCCGGCCTCTGGCGGCCTCCACTTCGGCAAGCGCGAACCGGATCTGACCGGCAACCTCGTCTTCAGGCCCATCCTCAAGCGCGAGGGCGTAGAGCGCCGCGGCAGAATCGGGCCGCGCGAGCGAGAAGAAGAGGCTGTTGGCCGCTTCGTAGCGCAGCGCAGCACGCTCCGAGCGCAGCTTGATCAAGGCCGCGGGGGTACGCGGGATCGGCGTCAGGTCGAGCGGTGGCGGACCGTTGCCGGGAAAGCGGCGTCCCAAACGCGACGGATCCAACCCAGGCCCCACGACGGTCGCGACGCCGCCGGCCTCGATTGCTGCGGAGCGGCGCCAGTTGGGCACGAGGCCACGGTCGCCCCACACGCGCTGGAAGTTGAGAAGGTTGGCTTGGACGCTGGAAGGCTCGCGGAAGCTCAGGAAGCCCAGATCCCGACCGCCCGCGTTCGACGCTGCCGCGGCACTCGCCCCCGCTCCCGGGATATCGCCCCCCGCCACGCCTCCGCCCTGGAACGCGCTCTGACCGCCTGCGAAGTCTTGAGACGCCCGCGAGGCAGCCAGCCTCCGCTGCTCCTCTTCGAATTCCACCAAACGCTGCGCCTCGATCTCTTGGATCCGCGCCGCAAACGCCTCGTCGTCCAGGCTGCCTAGCTCGTAGAGCGAATCGGCTTCCGCGAGCCGGACCGCGACCGTGGAGTACGCCTTAAAGGCCCCGGCCGTCCGGCGAACGTCCAGCAGCGCCGCACGCGTCGGCGTGTCGCCAGGCGCGATCGATGTGCGCAGGACCGTAGACGCGGTGTCGAAGTGCGCCGCAGCGCGGACAAAGTCGCCTCTGGCGTCGCGGTAGAACTCCGCCAGGCGGGCGTGGGTCTCGCCGCGCAGGGAGCCCCCCGCCATCAGCGGATCGTACAACACCGACCGCATGGCCGTCAGCGCCTCCTGCGGCTCGCCAGAGGCGGCGAGCAGGCGGCCGTAGGCCAACTCCACCTCGGCGCGGTGCGCGTAGTTCTTGTCGTCGCGCCGCATGCGGCGGATGAGGTCAATGGCCTCTGGCGTCTGTTCCGCGTCCAGACCGAGCACGAGGGCGCGGCTGAGGTTGGCGGCGTAGGCCAGCTCATACGGTGGCGCCAGGCGGGTGACCTCGCGGTAGGCGTCGGCCGCTTCGGCGTAGCGGCCATCGGCCTCCAGCACCTGCCCGAGAAGCATGGACGCACGGGCCGCGAAGTCGCTGTCGCGCTCGTCCTCAAGCCCCATGCGAATGGATTCGGCCGCATCGGCGTAGCGGCCTTCGCGGGCGTAGAGCTCGCCGAGGACGAGCCGGATGCGCGCGAGGTCGCCCCGGTTGCCCTCGGCGGCAGCTAGACGGTCCTGCAGGATCTCCGTCCCCTCCTCGTAACGCTGCGCAGAGGCCAGCGTCCGGCCCAGCCAGATCCGCGCCTCGTCGGCCAGGCGGTCGTTGTTGCGCACGGTCGCCAGCTCGATCGTCTCGCGGAACTTCTGCTCCGCGCCGACCGCGTTGTTCTGGTAGTAGTACGCCTTCCCGATCAGGAACAGCGCGTCATCCGCCCACTTGGAGTCGCCTCTGGCGCGGAGCAGTTCGCTGCTCTTGTCGATGGCCTCCTGAAACCCCGAGCCGCGCCCGCCAGAGGCCGAGGGGTACAGCGAGATCAGCTTTGTCCGGTCGATGGCCTGGTCCTGCCGGTCGAGCTGGCTCTCCCCCTCCTCCAACACGCGCTCCGCGTTGTAGTACGCGTTGTAGTACGCGCGGAAGTCGTTGTACCGGCTCCCGAACAGCGCGCCGCAACCGGCGAGCAGGAACGCGCTCGCGAAGAGCGAGGCGGAGAACAGGGCGCGGCGGGCCGACGGCGCTGGGCGCATCAATCCGGGAGGTGGGGGACGAAACTGCGAGGGTAGGGAACGTCGGGGGCGCGCACCGGGGAGGGAGCCCGAAAACTACGGCGCCCGCCCGCGCTCCAGAGGGCACGAACGGAGTACCGCCGCGATGCGTGTGCGGGCCTCTGGCGAGTCTCGGTTATCCGTATCAAGTCCCGCCCCGCCTCTGGCGCCAGAGGCTCCGAGCTCTTCCTCTTAAAGGTGATCCATCGGACGACGCTCAGGACATCGGGGCGTGCGGCCCCACCGCAACGCCAACCTCCCTCGGATGAGCAACCCGTAGGTGCGTGTTGCAACGCGCACACCGCCAGGGCACGCACTGCCGCCAGAGGCCTCTGGCGGCGAGACCACGCCTCTGGCGGGACCGCGCGGCTACACCCAGTCCTCGCCCAGCGTCGTCACGTGCACCATGTTCGTCTTGCCCACGGCCACGAGCGGCAGGCCCGCCGTGACAACGACGTGGTCACCGGCTTTGCCCAGTCCCTCCTC carries:
- a CDS encoding tetratricopeptide repeat protein, with translation MRPAPSARRALFSASLFASAFLLAGCGALFGSRYNDFRAYYNAYYNAERVLEEGESQLDRQDQAIDRTKLISLYPSASGGRGSGFQEAIDKSSELLRARGDSKWADDALFLIGKAYYYQNNAVGAEQKFRETIELATVRNNDRLADEARIWLGRTLASAQRYEEGTEILQDRLAAAEGNRGDLARIRLVLGELYAREGRYADAAESIRMGLEDERDSDFAARASMLLGQVLEADGRYAEAADAYREVTRLAPPYELAYAANLSRALVLGLDAEQTPEAIDLIRRMRRDDKNYAHRAEVELAYGRLLAASGEPQEALTAMRSVLYDPLMAGGSLRGETHARLAEFYRDARGDFVRAAAHFDTASTVLRTSIAPGDTPTRAALLDVRRTAGAFKAYSTVAVRLAEADSLYELGSLDDEAFAARIQEIEAQRLVEFEEEQRRLAASRASQDFAGGQSAFQGGGVAGGDIPGAGASAAAASNAGGRDLGFLSFREPSSVQANLLNFQRVWGDRGLVPNWRRSAAIEAGGVATVVGPGLDPSRLGRRFPGNGPPPLDLTPIPRTPAALIKLRSERAALRYEAANSLFFSLARPDSAAALYALALEDGPEDEVAGQIRFALAEVEAARGRADRASELYQSLIDDSPDSDLAAAARLRLGMEAPPEVVAVDSTSEAYEAVRSLWRQAEYPEAVRGFLALAADSSRATTAPRALLAASATYIEWANVDGFEPLRPLPDSLVPSGLFPTRAANAAAAGPAPEASGATPRIGVIPQPADAARPGAPPPPPPGGIPDKPSRTPQENGIPDKPSRVPRASGTPDRPVNPPGAQPERPATPLRAPEVQPAPQRELPPGEIAPSEERGGSESLRIGNDATITLGDVTVRQPGDQEPSPVSPLPAGSDPVLLDSAAALDTTIVPDAGAVPADSTTAPEAEAVLTDSTEAPEAEPIAELPLDESNEEPLAADSAQVNPVRSDSTTAVPTGPTVMDVLALVEERAPSTPYAQRAATLRAGLTPSSEAEASESAPAASGAAPGTYGFEGRDALNASLGGFTWRAQRIPDTASAYTILADYLSRSIRAAAVRDGDAYRIVVGQFETRPDAFGVREDLPAEVQGAGASIVPLTDLVLLGLDDLIGQ